Proteins found in one Thermaerobacter subterraneus DSM 13965 genomic segment:
- the remB gene encoding extracellular matrix regulator RemB: MFLHIGSDAILPCREIVAILDAELLRHSQAVRDLVALQQLEKRVTDLSGGQPRSIVVADRGIFLSPISVLTLRRRGNVLLTEGTAPAR, encoded by the coding sequence GTGTTCCTCCACATCGGGTCGGATGCGATCCTGCCCTGTCGGGAGATCGTGGCCATCCTGGACGCGGAGCTCCTGCGCCACTCGCAGGCGGTGCGCGACCTGGTGGCCCTGCAGCAGCTCGAAAAGCGGGTCACCGACCTTTCCGGCGGGCAGCCCCGCTCCATTGTGGTGGCCGACCGCGGGATCTTCCTCTCGCCGATCTCGGTGCTCACCTTGCGGCGGCGCGGCAACGTGCTGCTGACCGAGGGGACGGCCCCGGCCCGGTGA